In the genome of Myxococcus stipitatus, one region contains:
- a CDS encoding tRNA (cytidine(34)-2'-O)-methyltransferase — MLEPLARPLHLVLVSPQIPPNTGNVARLCAVTGCRLILVEPLGFSIDDRQLKRAGLDYWDKVFLRLYPTYEAYVEAYPEARRWLFSARAEQSLYEARFEEGDHLVFGSEVTGLLPEVMAGGTGTALGIPMLEGRRSMNLSTAVGVGTYEALRQVRFTGAGRRAPSAS; from the coding sequence ATGCTCGAGCCCCTGGCGCGTCCTCTGCATCTGGTTCTTGTCTCTCCTCAGATTCCCCCCAACACGGGCAATGTCGCCCGGCTGTGCGCCGTGACGGGCTGCCGCCTCATCCTGGTGGAGCCCCTGGGGTTCTCCATCGATGACCGCCAGCTGAAGCGGGCGGGGCTGGACTACTGGGACAAGGTATTTCTACGGCTGTACCCCACCTACGAGGCGTACGTGGAGGCGTACCCGGAGGCCCGGCGGTGGCTGTTCTCGGCCCGGGCGGAGCAGTCGCTCTATGAGGCCCGCTTCGAGGAGGGGGACCACCTGGTGTTCGGCTCGGAGGTGACGGGGCTGCTGCCGGAGGTGATGGCGGGGGGGACGGGGACGGCGCTGGGGATTCCCATGCTGGAGGGGCGGCGGAGCATGAACCTGTCCACGGCGGTGGGGGTGGGAACGTATGAGGCCCTGCGACAGGTCCGTTTCACTGGGGCGGGCAGGCGGGCCCCCTCGGCAAGTTGA
- a CDS encoding aminoglycoside phosphotransferase family protein, with product MELEAALRDQVGQAIGRPVPTAPIKKLKGDASNRSYYRVGAPPESWVVMEMPLNATKKSEEATKGEPPKELPFVNVHRYLQKLGVRVPHILRYDEPAGMMVLEDLSDITFESALEGGKHHEALYTRAIDLLARLRAKAEKHQDPDCLAFTRSFDEDLYDWELHHFREWGLEAWSGKQPTPAERAELDSTFRSIAKQLAAAPRGFTHRDYQSRNIMVKEGELVVIDFQDALQGPRQYDLVALLRDSYVELERPFVDAMLDRYIATFQEASGERIDAVEFKAFFDLLTVQRKLKDAGRFEFIHRVKGNPGFLVSIPASLRYVREAFRQRPELRGLQTLVAKYVPELAP from the coding sequence ATGGAACTCGAGGCCGCCCTGCGCGACCAGGTGGGACAGGCCATTGGCCGTCCCGTGCCCACGGCTCCCATCAAGAAGTTGAAGGGAGACGCGAGCAATCGCTCGTACTACCGCGTCGGTGCCCCGCCCGAAAGCTGGGTGGTGATGGAGATGCCACTCAACGCGACGAAGAAGAGCGAGGAGGCCACCAAGGGTGAGCCGCCGAAGGAGCTGCCCTTCGTCAACGTCCACCGCTACCTCCAGAAGCTGGGCGTCCGCGTGCCCCACATCCTGCGCTACGACGAGCCCGCGGGGATGATGGTGCTGGAGGACCTGAGCGACATCACCTTCGAGTCCGCGCTGGAGGGCGGCAAGCACCACGAGGCGCTCTACACCCGCGCCATCGACCTGCTCGCGCGCCTGCGCGCCAAGGCGGAGAAGCACCAGGACCCGGACTGCCTGGCCTTCACGCGCTCCTTCGACGAGGACCTGTACGACTGGGAGCTGCACCACTTCCGGGAGTGGGGCCTGGAGGCGTGGAGCGGAAAGCAGCCCACGCCCGCCGAGCGCGCGGAGCTGGACAGCACCTTCCGCTCCATCGCGAAGCAGCTGGCCGCCGCCCCCCGAGGCTTCACCCACCGCGACTACCAGAGCCGCAACATCATGGTGAAGGAGGGCGAGCTGGTGGTCATCGACTTCCAGGACGCGCTCCAGGGGCCGCGCCAGTACGACCTGGTCGCGCTCCTGCGCGACAGCTACGTGGAGCTGGAGCGTCCGTTCGTGGACGCCATGCTGGACCGCTACATCGCCACGTTCCAGGAGGCGAGCGGCGAGCGCATCGACGCGGTGGAGTTCAAGGCGTTCTTCGACCTGCTCACCGTGCAGCGCAAGCTGAAGGACGCGGGCCGCTTCGAGTTCATCCACCGCGTGAAGGGCAACCCGGGCTTCCTCGTCTCCATCCCCGCGTCGCTGCGCTACGTGCGCGAGGCGTTCCGTCAGCGTCCGGAGCTGCGAGGGCTGCAGACGCTGGTGGCGAAGTACGTCCCCGAGCTGGCCCCCTGA
- a CDS encoding NDP-sugar synthase has translation MKAMVLCAGLGTRLRPLTEAWPKPALPFLGQPLLRYHLAVLKAAGVTAVGINTHHLPETMEAVAREECERARLPLHVVREPVIQGTGGGIRGLRDFLSDGDFIVYNGDILYPVDLRPVVAMHQASGAMATMVLLPMPEGEKYASVEMDAAGRVRRIAGRGPGGDGLRPWHFTGVHVMSPRVFDFMSPQGAEDIFRDVFARAMEAGQGVRGVRVDGYWSDLGTPSRYLATVRDVLAGRVRLEWLGADSPLAGTVRGPGSSWAHPDAHVCGATVEGPAYFGRGVRVADGSFVGASVSLGTGATVGSGARLQSTAVFEQTEIASGETLTEVLAWGAHRIPAPLTGR, from the coding sequence ATGAAGGCGATGGTCCTCTGCGCGGGTCTGGGCACCCGCCTGCGTCCGTTGACGGAAGCCTGGCCCAAGCCGGCGCTTCCCTTCCTGGGGCAGCCGCTCCTGCGCTACCACCTGGCGGTGCTGAAGGCCGCCGGCGTGACGGCGGTGGGCATCAACACGCACCACCTGCCGGAGACGATGGAGGCGGTGGCTCGTGAGGAGTGCGAGCGTGCCCGGCTTCCGCTCCACGTGGTGCGCGAGCCCGTCATCCAGGGCACCGGCGGAGGCATCCGGGGCCTGCGGGACTTCCTCTCCGATGGGGACTTCATCGTCTACAACGGGGACATCCTCTACCCGGTGGACCTGCGGCCGGTGGTGGCCATGCACCAGGCCTCGGGCGCCATGGCCACCATGGTGCTGTTGCCCATGCCGGAGGGGGAGAAGTACGCGTCGGTGGAGATGGACGCGGCGGGGCGTGTGCGTCGCATCGCGGGCCGAGGGCCGGGCGGTGACGGACTGCGGCCGTGGCACTTCACCGGCGTTCACGTGATGTCCCCGCGCGTCTTCGACTTCATGAGTCCGCAGGGCGCGGAGGACATCTTCCGGGACGTCTTCGCGCGAGCGATGGAGGCGGGGCAGGGGGTGCGGGGCGTTCGCGTGGACGGGTACTGGTCTGACCTGGGCACGCCGTCGCGCTACCTGGCCACGGTGCGGGACGTGCTCGCGGGCCGGGTGCGGCTCGAGTGGCTGGGCGCGGACTCGCCGCTTGCGGGCACCGTGCGTGGGCCCGGCTCGTCGTGGGCACATCCGGATGCCCACGTCTGTGGCGCGACGGTGGAGGGCCCCGCGTACTTCGGCCGGGGCGTGCGCGTCGCCGATGGTTCCTTCGTGGGTGCCTCCGTGTCGCTGGGGACGGGCGCGACGGTGGGCTCGGGCGCTCGGCTTCAGAGCACCGCGGTCTTCGAACAGACCGAGATTGCCTCGGGTGAGACGCTCACCGAGGTGCTCGCGTGGGGAGCACATCGCATCCCCGCGCCGTTGACGGGGCGCTGA
- a CDS encoding Stp1/IreP family PP2C-type Ser/Thr phosphatase, whose translation MRIEVAGSTHVGMKRNHNEDNFLMLPDEYLFIVADGMGGHSSGEIASRIAVDELGEFYKMTSKDQDSTWPFKMDKQRNYDENRLATGIKLANARIFEKASSESKYKGMGTTIVSVHFASDVAYVGHVGDSRVYFFRAGVLKQITEDHSLLNDYLKAKKLSPEEVENFPHKNVIVRALGMKEAVQVDVSRVEPQPGDVFLLCSDGLSGMVTDPQMQEILGRTPELDKACSQLIDMANAAGGNDNVTCVLARYHPA comes from the coding sequence ATGCGCATCGAGGTAGCCGGCAGCACCCACGTCGGGATGAAGCGGAACCACAACGAGGACAACTTCCTCATGTTGCCCGACGAGTACCTCTTCATCGTCGCGGACGGCATGGGAGGTCACTCCTCGGGCGAAATCGCCAGCCGCATCGCCGTGGACGAGCTGGGTGAGTTTTACAAGATGACGTCCAAGGACCAGGACAGCACCTGGCCCTTCAAGATGGACAAGCAGCGCAACTATGACGAGAACCGGTTGGCCACCGGTATCAAGCTCGCCAATGCGCGCATCTTCGAGAAGGCCAGCAGCGAGTCGAAGTACAAGGGCATGGGCACGACCATCGTCAGCGTGCACTTCGCCAGCGACGTCGCGTACGTCGGCCACGTGGGCGACAGCCGCGTGTACTTCTTCCGCGCGGGCGTCCTGAAGCAAATCACCGAGGACCACTCCCTTCTCAACGACTACCTCAAGGCGAAGAAGCTCTCGCCCGAGGAAGTGGAGAACTTCCCGCACAAGAACGTCATCGTCCGCGCCCTCGGCATGAAGGAGGCCGTCCAGGTCGACGTCTCCCGCGTGGAGCCGCAGCCGGGCGACGTCTTCCTGCTGTGCTCCGACGGCCTGAGCGGCATGGTGACGGACCCGCAGATGCAGGAGATCCTCGGGCGAACCCCGGAGCTGGACAAGGCGTGCTCCCAGCTCATCGACATGGCGAACGCCGCGGGCGGCAACGACAACGTCACCTGCGTGCTGGCCCGCTATCACCCGGCCTGA
- a CDS encoding J domain-containing protein produces MNSSQAAEALYSAHKNRATGWLTLSAGGRESRLMLREGDLVGTRLGFGYQSPAQALLQSGLLSAEALDALWARGGAGAADEELLEEHGLESDAVVEQQVLAHVRRLSELAERAAFEPGSVEAEFQPISGVRVVRAALERAGVGGAKGRVFRCADVSVCEPWITDASERELLETLGEFRAPEALTPAREALLLVLEREGGVEALSAEEWEARLAEEARLRAEAERRAEAARLAEEARLAEEARLAEEARLAEEARLAEEARLAEEARLAEEARLAEEARLAEEIRLRAEEARLAEEARLAEEARLAEEARLAEEARLAEEARLAEEARLAEEARLVEEARLAEEARLAEEARLAEEARLAEEARLAEEARLAEEARLAEEARLAEEARLAEEARLVEEARLAEEARLAEEARLAEEARVRAEEARRAEEARLAEEARLAEEARLAEEARLAEEARLAEEARLAEEARLAEEARVRAEEARRAEEARLAEEARLAEEARLAEEARLAEEARLAEEARLAEEARLAEEARLAEEARLAEEARLAEEARLAEEARLAEEARVRAEEARRAEEARLAEEARLAEEARLAEEARLAEEARLAEEARLAEEARLAEEARLAEEARLAEEARLAEEARLVEEARLAEEARLAEEARLAEEARLAEEIRLRAEEARLAEEARLAEEARLAEEARLAEEARLAEEARLAEEARLVEEARLAEEARLAEEARLAEEARLAEEARLVEEARLAEEARLAEEARLAEEARLAEEARLAEEARLAEEARLAEEARLVEEARLAEEARLAEEARLAEEARVRAEEARRAEEARLAEEARLAEEARLAEEARLAEEARLVEEARLAEEARLAEEARLAEEARVRAEEERRAEEARLAEEARLAEEARLAEEARLRAEEERRAEEARLAEEARVRAEEERRAEEARLAEEARLAEEARLAEEARLAEEARLAEEARLAEEARLRAEEERRAEEARLAEEARVRAEEERRAEEARLAEEARHAEEVRLEVERRRAEAVRRAKEARQVEQARLAEEQRLAEVARQVEEARLAEAARFAEEARLAEEAQLAAAQALQQPPPTSIQDLSSDDIEALTLDVGDIIPADDSEPSPIPTSTSRATNVPPLASASQSGLPLHAESREALRSARDRAQAELLHDMEEALRRSKPQPVEAWLADEPPRTVPPTRTRDQVPVQDESWRAKETLLDTSPEVDSAPEAELPLLEAEPELELWADATPAAEPLPTPRPFAPPGPPVLTPSVNAEPPVLSPVEPPDEPAPREVDDSLWASRPAPVAAPPPLRLGPTAKSGKASEDDLWRIVSFDKDEAAETLTASFEAALQQVDAHLETLVRSDVNQANVGGDEPPVEAIVEATIESGFETFPGDNTGPTGETDWTEPSGDLDDWDFDEDDVAADPSNPDEAAKLRRQRLLRRAMENMGVLGGRATPAAPTGVPVTDSAPATPAAPSEPPKPDEARHAQQIEQRYADVQARRDHFYVLGVSQDATREQVKAAFLSLAKVFHPDRLPPTLPHLAQKITSVFEAIREAYEVLYDDARRKTYLQSLQTQQAMPKAAAPGAPATGARPTAGRPESSPDDLYKMGEVYFRKRDFVTASDHYDRAYALDPKATYLAARGWAIYMDPSRKADMPKAKQMMMDAVRADPNCDRAHYQLGVIARVEGDMDRAERHFREAVRANSKHLEANQELRLIDMRKKNPPKKGGFFR; encoded by the coding sequence ATGAACTCGTCGCAGGCCGCTGAAGCGCTGTATTCCGCTCACAAGAACCGAGCCACCGGATGGCTGACGCTGTCCGCGGGAGGGCGCGAGTCGCGGCTGATGCTGCGCGAGGGAGACCTCGTGGGGACTCGGCTGGGGTTCGGCTATCAGAGCCCGGCGCAGGCGTTGTTGCAGAGTGGACTGTTGAGCGCGGAGGCGTTGGATGCGCTCTGGGCGAGGGGCGGGGCGGGGGCGGCGGACGAGGAGTTGTTGGAGGAGCACGGGCTCGAGTCGGACGCGGTGGTGGAGCAGCAGGTGCTTGCCCATGTCCGGCGGCTGAGTGAGTTGGCGGAGCGCGCGGCCTTCGAGCCGGGGAGTGTGGAGGCGGAGTTCCAGCCCATCTCCGGCGTGAGGGTGGTGCGAGCGGCGCTGGAGCGGGCAGGGGTGGGTGGGGCGAAGGGGCGGGTGTTCCGGTGCGCGGATGTTTCGGTGTGCGAGCCGTGGATCACGGATGCCTCCGAGCGGGAGCTGCTGGAGACGCTGGGGGAGTTCCGGGCGCCGGAGGCGTTGACGCCCGCGCGTGAGGCACTGTTGCTGGTGCTCGAGCGCGAGGGGGGCGTCGAGGCGCTGTCGGCGGAGGAGTGGGAGGCTCGGCTGGCGGAGGAAGCTCGGCTTCGGGCGGAGGCGGAGCGCCGTGCGGAAGCGGCTCGACTCGCTGAGGAGGCCCGGCTCGCTGAAGAGGCTCGACTCGCTGAGGAGGCCCGGCTCGCTGAAGAGGCCCGCCTCGCCGAAGAGGCTCGGCTCGCCGAAGAGGCACGGCTCGCTGAGGAGGCTCGCCTCGCTGAAGAGGCCCGTCTCGCCGAAGAGATTCGGCTTCGTGCGGAAGAGGCCCGTCTCGCTGAAGAGGCTCGGCTCGCTGAGGAGGCGCGACTCGCTGAAGAGGCCCGACTCGCTGAGGAGGCGCGACTCGCTGAAGAGGCGCGACTCGCTGAAGAGGCCCGACTCGCTGAGGAGGCTCGGCTCGTTGAGGAGGCGCGACTCGCTGAAGAGGCCCGCCTCGCTGAAGAGGCCCGGCTCGCTGAAGAGGCCCGCCTCGCTGAAGAGGCCCGGCTCGCTGAAGAGGCGCGCCTCGCTGAAGAGGCGCGCCTCGCTGAAGAGGCCCGCCTCGCTGAAGAGGCCCGCCTCGCTGAAGAGGCTCGGCTCGTTGAGGAGGCGCGACTCGCTGAAGAGGCCCGCCTCGCTGAGGAGGCTCGACTCGCCGAAGAGGCTCGGGTTCGTGCGGAAGAAGCGCGCCGCGCGGAAGAGGCCCGTCTCGCCGAAGAGGCTCGGCTCGCTGAGGAGGCTCGACTCGCCGAAGAGGCTCGGCTCGCTGAGGAGGCCCGCCTCGCCGAAGAGGCCCGCCTCGCCGAAGAGGCTCGACTCGCCGAAGAGGCTCGGGTTCGTGCGGAAGAAGCGCGCCGCGCGGAAGAGGCCCGTCTCGCCGAAGAGGCTCGACTCGCTGAGGAGGCTCGACTCGCTGAGGAGGCTCGACTCGCCGAAGAGGCTCGACTCGCTGAGGAGGCTCGACTCGCTGAGGAGGCTCGACTCGCTGAGGAGGCTCGACTCGCCGAAGAGGCTCGGCTCGCTGAGGAGGCCCGCCTCGCCGAAGAGGCCCGCCTCGCCGAAGAGGCTCGACTCGCCGAAGAGGCTCGGGTTCGTGCGGAAGAAGCGCGCCGCGCGGAAGAGGCCCGTCTCGCCGAAGAGGCTCGACTCGCTGAGGAGGCTCGACTCGCTGAAGAGGCGCGACTCGCTGAGGAGGCCCGCCTCGCTGAAGAGGCCCGTCTCGCCGAAGAGGCCCGTCTCGCCGAAGAGGCACGGCTCGCTGAGGAGGCGCGACTCGCTGAAGAGGCTCGGCTCGCTGAAGAGGCCCGTCTCGTCGAAGAGGCACGGCTCGCTGAGGAGGCTCGCCTCGCTGAAGAGGCTCGCCTCGCTGAAGAGGCTCGCCTCGCTGAAGAGATTCGGCTTCGTGCGGAAGAGGCCCGTCTCGCTGAAGAGGCTCGGCTCGCTGAAGAGGCGCGACTCGCTGAAGAGGCGCGACTCGCTGAAGAGGCCCGTCTCGCTGAGGAGGCGCGACTCGCTGAGGAGGCTCGGCTCGTTGAGGAGGCGCGACTCGCTGAAGAGGCCCGCCTCGCTGAAGAGGCCCGGCTCGCTGAAGAGGCCCGCCTCGCTGAAGAGGCTCGGCTCGTTGAGGAGGCGCGCCTCGCTGAAGAGGCCCGCCTCGCTGAAGAGGCCCGCCTCGCTGAAGAGGCCCGCCTCGCTGAAGAGGCCCGCCTCGCTGAAGAGGCCCGCCTCGCTGAAGAGGCCCGCCTCGCTGAAGAGGCTCGGCTCGTTGAGGAGGCGCGACTCGCTGAAGAGGCCCGCCTCGCTGAGGAGGCTCGACTCGCCGAAGAGGCTCGGGTTCGTGCGGAAGAAGCGCGCCGCGCGGAAGAGGCCCGTCTCGCCGAAGAGGCTCGGCTCGCTGAGGAGGCTCGGCTCGCTGAGGAGGCTCGACTCGCCGAAGAGGCTCGGCTCGTTGAGGAGGCTCGACTCGCCGAAGAGGCCCGCCTCGCCGAAGAGGCTCGACTCGCCGAAGAGGCTCGGGTTCGTGCGGAAGAAGAGCGCCGCGCGGAAGAGGCCCGTCTCGCCGAAGAGGCTCGGCTCGCTGAGGAGGCTCGACTCGCCGAAGAGGCTCGGCTTCGCGCGGAAGAAGAACGTCGCGCTGAGGAGGCTCGACTCGCCGAAGAGGCTCGGGTTCGTGCGGAAGAAGAGCGCCGCGCGGAAGAGGCCCGTCTCGCCGAAGAGGCTCGACTCGCCGAAGAGGCTCGGCTCGCCGAAGAGGCTCGGCTCGCTGAGGAGGCCCGCCTCGCCGAAGAGGCTCGACTCGCCGAAGAGGCTCGCCTTCGCGCGGAAGAAGAACGTCGCGCTGAGGAGGCTCGACTCGCTGAAGAGGCTCGGGTTCGTGCGGAAGAAGAGCGCCGCGCGGAAGAGGCCCGACTCGCCGAAGAGGCTCGTCACGCGGAGGAAGTCCGTCTGGAGGTCGAGCGTCGCCGTGCCGAGGCCGTGCGCCGCGCCAAGGAAGCCCGTCAGGTCGAACAGGCTCGACTCGCCGAGGAACAGCGCCTGGCCGAAGTCGCCCGCCAGGTCGAAGAAGCCCGCCTCGCCGAGGCCGCACGTTTCGCCGAGGAAGCCCGCCTCGCCGAAGAGGCCCAGCTCGCGGCTGCCCAAGCCCTCCAGCAACCCCCTCCAACCTCCATCCAGGACCTCTCGTCCGACGACATCGAGGCCCTGACCCTCGACGTCGGAGACATCATCCCCGCGGACGACTCCGAGCCGTCCCCAATCCCGACCTCCACGTCCCGCGCGACCAACGTCCCACCGCTCGCGTCCGCCTCCCAGTCCGGGCTCCCGCTCCACGCCGAGAGCCGCGAAGCCCTGCGTTCCGCGAGAGATCGCGCCCAGGCGGAGCTCCTCCACGACATGGAGGAGGCCCTGCGCCGCTCGAAGCCCCAGCCCGTCGAGGCCTGGCTCGCGGACGAGCCTCCCCGCACCGTCCCCCCCACGCGCACGAGAGATCAGGTCCCCGTCCAGGACGAATCCTGGCGCGCCAAGGAGACCCTCCTCGACACCTCGCCCGAAGTCGACTCCGCGCCCGAAGCGGAGCTCCCGCTGCTCGAAGCCGAGCCCGAACTCGAGCTCTGGGCCGACGCCACCCCGGCCGCGGAGCCGCTCCCCACGCCTCGGCCCTTCGCGCCCCCGGGTCCCCCGGTCCTGACGCCCTCCGTCAACGCGGAGCCTCCCGTCCTCTCCCCCGTGGAGCCCCCCGACGAGCCGGCCCCGAGAGAGGTCGACGACAGCCTGTGGGCCTCCCGTCCCGCCCCCGTGGCCGCACCCCCTCCCTTGCGCCTGGGCCCCACGGCCAAGAGCGGCAAGGCCAGCGAGGACGACCTCTGGCGCATCGTCTCCTTCGACAAGGACGAGGCCGCCGAGACACTGACGGCCTCCTTCGAGGCGGCCCTCCAGCAGGTGGATGCTCACCTGGAGACGCTCGTCCGCTCGGATGTCAATCAGGCGAATGTCGGCGGGGACGAGCCCCCCGTCGAAGCCATTGTCGAAGCAACCATCGAATCCGGCTTCGAGACCTTCCCCGGTGACAACACCGGCCCAACTGGCGAGACTGATTGGACCGAGCCGTCGGGTGATCTGGACGACTGGGACTTCGACGAGGACGACGTGGCGGCAGACCCCTCCAACCCGGACGAGGCAGCGAAGCTCAGGCGCCAGCGCCTGCTTCGCCGTGCCATGGAGAACATGGGCGTGCTGGGTGGGCGAGCAACGCCGGCGGCGCCGACCGGCGTCCCCGTCACCGACTCCGCCCCCGCCACGCCCGCCGCCCCGTCGGAGCCCCCCAAGCCGGATGAGGCTCGGCACGCGCAGCAGATTGAACAGCGCTACGCCGACGTCCAGGCCCGCCGCGACCACTTCTACGTCCTGGGCGTCTCCCAGGACGCCACCCGGGAGCAGGTGAAGGCGGCCTTCCTCAGCCTGGCCAAGGTCTTCCACCCCGACCGTCTCCCGCCGACGCTTCCGCACCTCGCGCAGAAGATCACCTCCGTCTTCGAGGCCATCCGCGAGGCGTACGAGGTCCTCTACGACGACGCCCGTCGCAAGACCTACCTCCAGTCGCTCCAGACCCAGCAGGCGATGCCGAAGGCCGCCGCGCCGGGGGCACCCGCGACGGGGGCTCGGCCCACGGCTGGCCGCCCGGAGAGCAGCCCGGACGACCTGTACAAGATGGGCGAGGTCTACTTCCGCAAGCGCGACTTCGTCACCGCGTCGGACCACTACGACCGGGCCTACGCGCTGGACCCCAAGGCGACCTACCTGGCCGCGAGAGGCTGGGCCATCTACATGGACCCCTCTCGCAAGGCGGACATGCCCAAGGCCAAGCAGATGATGATGGACGCGGTCCGCGCGGATCCGAACTGCGACCGGGCCCACTATCAGCTCGGGGTCATCGCCCGGGTCGAAGGGGACATGGACCGGGCGGAGCGCCACTTCCGGGAAGCGGTGCGCGCCAACTCCAAGCACCTGGAGGCCAACCAGGAGCTGCGGCTGATCGACATGCGGAAGAAGAACCCACCCAAGAAGGGGGGCTTCTTCCGCTGA
- a CDS encoding DUF192 domain-containing protein — protein sequence MRWKVTNETRQRPLADRAEKATNFVQRFKGLMGRTELAVGEGLHIQPCNSIHTFFMRIPIDVAFLDAQGRIVKQMLALPPWRATSVYFQARSVLELPAGVLAASGTQEGDRLSFEPASPAPVSPA from the coding sequence ATGCGCTGGAAGGTGACCAACGAGACGCGGCAACGGCCGCTGGCGGACCGGGCCGAGAAGGCAACGAACTTCGTCCAGCGTTTCAAGGGGCTGATGGGCCGCACCGAGCTCGCCGTGGGCGAGGGCCTCCACATCCAGCCCTGCAACTCCATCCACACCTTCTTCATGCGCATCCCCATTGACGTCGCCTTCCTGGACGCCCAGGGGCGCATCGTCAAGCAGATGCTGGCACTCCCCCCGTGGCGTGCGACATCGGTGTACTTCCAAGCACGCTCCGTCCTGGAGCTTCCCGCGGGGGTCCTGGCCGCCAGCGGCACCCAGGAGGGGGACCGGTTGAGCTTCGAGCCTGCCTCCCCGGCCCCGGTGTCCCCTGCCTGA